In Streptococcus parasuis, the following proteins share a genomic window:
- a CDS encoding PHP domain-containing protein, translated as MRDNHLHTHHSYDSETDFKDYLDQYDGEIVTTEHFDLSNPYSKQDDVPDYEAYSKEIAELNKQYNNRIKKGIEIGYFQPREADILSYLADKEFDLKLLSVHHNGVNDYLDDEVADMDMHTIISDYLDRLEYAIGRVEADVLAHFDYGFRLFDLSVKDLQKYEPQLIRIFQKMIENNLAFELNAKSIYLYHHEDLYRYALSLVQQLGCQRYSIGSDGHKLAHFRLGFDQLESLLEEYSISREEVINYQ; from the coding sequence ATGCGAGATAACCATTTGCACACTCATCATTCCTATGACTCAGAAACAGATTTTAAAGATTATTTGGATCAGTACGATGGCGAAATTGTGACAACAGAACATTTTGACTTATCCAACCCTTACAGCAAACAGGACGATGTACCCGACTATGAAGCCTATTCTAAAGAAATAGCTGAGCTAAACAAACAATACAATAACCGCATCAAAAAAGGAATTGAAATTGGCTACTTCCAGCCACGCGAAGCAGATATTCTTTCTTATCTGGCTGATAAAGAGTTTGATCTAAAACTACTCTCCGTCCACCATAATGGAGTAAATGACTACTTAGACGATGAAGTAGCTGACATGGATATGCATACCATCATAAGTGACTACTTAGATCGACTAGAATACGCTATCGGACGCGTTGAGGCTGATGTTCTTGCCCATTTTGACTATGGATTTCGTCTCTTCGACTTATCCGTCAAGGATTTACAGAAATATGAACCACAGTTAATTCGTATTTTTCAAAAAATGATCGAAAATAATCTTGCATTTGAATTAAATGCAAAGAGTATCTACCTCTACCATCACGAAGACCTTTACCGTTATGCACTTTCTCTGGTTCAACAATTGGGATGCCAGCGCTACTCAATTGGATCTGATGGTCATAAACTGGCCCACTTCAGATTAGGCTTTGATCAGCTCGAATCCTTATTAGAAGAATACTCTATTTCTAGAGAAGAAGTCATCAATTACCAATAG
- the hisB gene encoding imidazoleglycerol-phosphate dehydratase HisB, whose translation MRQACIERNTFETKIKLTVNLDQQEPVEIATGVGFFDHMLTLFARHSRISLLVTVDGDTWVDSHHTVEDVGIVLGQAIREALGKKEGINRYGTSFVPMDETLGMASLDLSGRSYLVFDAHFDNPKLGDFDTELVEEFFQALAFNLQMNLHLKILHGKNSHHKSESLFKATGRALREAITINPEIQGVNSTKGIL comes from the coding sequence ATGAGACAAGCATGTATTGAACGTAACACTTTTGAAACAAAAATCAAGTTGACGGTAAATCTGGATCAGCAAGAACCTGTTGAGATTGCAACAGGTGTAGGTTTTTTTGACCATATGCTGACGCTTTTCGCCCGTCATAGTCGCATTTCACTCCTTGTTACTGTAGATGGAGATACTTGGGTGGATAGTCACCATACTGTTGAGGATGTGGGAATTGTTTTAGGACAAGCTATAAGAGAAGCCTTAGGTAAAAAAGAAGGCATCAACCGCTATGGAACTAGCTTTGTACCCATGGATGAAACGCTTGGAATGGCTAGTCTTGATCTTTCTGGTCGTTCTTACCTGGTTTTTGATGCTCATTTTGACAATCCAAAATTAGGAGATTTTGATACTGAATTAGTGGAAGAATTCTTTCAAGCGTTGGCCTTCAATCTACAAATGAATCTCCACTTAAAAATATTACATGGAAAGAATAGTCATCACAAATCAGAAAGTTTATTCAAGGCTACTGGTCGTGCTTTACGAGAAGCAATCACGATAAACCCTGAGATTCAAGGGGTTAACTCAACAAAAGGGATCTTGTAA
- the hisC gene encoding histidinol-phosphate transaminase: MELKGLRKIEPYIAGKQPKVENMIKLNTNENAYGPSPAVIDALAKFEGKHLRRYSSLDQAELRQALAHQHGLDPEQFVIGNGSDDILSMAFLAFFQTESPVLFPDLTYGFYKVWAQLYGVPYEEVPLRNDFSWHVADYQRECGGIILTNPNAPTGRFQTLDEIEAVLKANSQVVVIVDEAYVNFGGQSALGLLDKYPNLFITRTFSKDASLAGLRVGYGVGSKQLISVIQAVRNSINPYNVDAISETLALAAVEDWSYYQESCQAIMETRDWFANELGGLNFDVLPSSTNFLLVKPSLVKAEELFAYLEKENIYIRYFPSQERIQDWLRISIGTQKEMETVLLKIKEYCHEQTNIATGLT, from the coding sequence ATGGAACTAAAAGGACTGAGAAAAATTGAACCTTACATAGCTGGAAAACAGCCAAAGGTAGAAAATATGATTAAGCTTAATACAAATGAAAATGCCTATGGTCCAAGTCCAGCTGTTATAGATGCATTGGCGAAATTTGAAGGAAAACACCTCCGGCGCTACTCTAGCTTAGATCAGGCTGAGTTGCGTCAGGCACTTGCGCATCAGCATGGGTTGGATCCGGAGCAGTTTGTGATAGGAAATGGTTCAGATGATATTCTTTCCATGGCTTTCCTTGCTTTTTTTCAAACTGAATCACCTGTGTTATTTCCAGATCTAACCTATGGGTTCTATAAGGTATGGGCTCAACTCTATGGTGTTCCTTATGAGGAGGTTCCTTTGAGAAATGATTTTAGTTGGCATGTAGCTGACTATCAGAGGGAATGTGGAGGTATTATTCTAACCAATCCAAATGCACCGACAGGGCGTTTTCAGACCTTAGATGAGATTGAGGCTGTATTGAAAGCCAACTCACAAGTAGTGGTTATAGTTGATGAAGCCTACGTCAATTTTGGTGGACAGTCAGCATTGGGGCTTCTTGATAAATATCCGAATTTATTTATTACTCGTACATTTTCTAAAGATGCTTCTCTAGCAGGATTGCGAGTTGGATACGGTGTAGGCTCTAAGCAACTCATAAGTGTGATTCAAGCTGTTCGCAATTCGATCAATCCCTATAATGTTGATGCAATTTCAGAAACACTTGCACTTGCAGCAGTGGAAGATTGGTCATATTATCAAGAATCTTGCCAAGCCATTATGGAAACACGTGATTGGTTTGCAAATGAATTAGGTGGCTTAAACTTCGATGTCTTACCTTCATCAACAAATTTTCTTTTAGTCAAACCCTCGTTGGTTAAGGCGGAGGAGCTGTTTGCCTATTTAGAAAAAGAAAATATTTATATACGCTATTTTCCTTCCCAGGAACGAATTCAGGATTGGCTTCGTATTTCCATTGGAACGCAGAAGGAAATGGAAACTGTCCTATTAAAAATAAAGGAATATTGTCATGAACAAACGAACATTGCCACAGGGCTTACATGA
- the hisA gene encoding 1-(5-phosphoribosyl)-5-[(5-phosphoribosylamino)methylideneamino]imidazole-4-carboxamide isomerase — MKIYPAIDIREGRAVRLFKGDFRQETVVNPDVIGQAKLFKEAGIDFIHVVDLDGALEGRAANRDLIAQLKQETDLNIQVGGGIRTIEQIADYLEVGIDRVIIGSMAVKNPSFVQEALAQFGSDRIVVGIDAKFGRVATEGWLETSDVDFVQLALEMEKIGVRLFVYTDVDRDGTLAGPNFAHYKELIAKLTSAKVIASGGIHALSDLEQLKAIGVYGTIVGKAYYSGRISLAELVEVEE; from the coding sequence ATGAAGATTTATCCAGCCATAGATATAAGAGAAGGTCGCGCTGTTCGTCTGTTCAAAGGAGACTTTCGTCAAGAGACAGTTGTTAATCCAGATGTGATTGGACAAGCTAAACTATTCAAAGAAGCTGGTATTGATTTTATCCATGTTGTGGATTTGGATGGAGCTTTGGAAGGGCGGGCTGCCAACCGTGATTTAATTGCTCAGTTAAAACAGGAGACCGATTTGAACATACAAGTTGGTGGGGGAATTCGCACCATTGAGCAGATTGCGGACTATTTGGAAGTTGGTATTGATCGTGTGATTATTGGTTCTATGGCTGTCAAAAATCCTTCTTTTGTGCAAGAGGCACTAGCTCAGTTTGGCAGTGATAGAATCGTTGTAGGGATTGATGCAAAATTTGGTCGTGTCGCAACGGAAGGGTGGCTTGAAACCAGTGATGTAGACTTTGTTCAGCTTGCTTTAGAAATGGAAAAAATTGGTGTCCGCTTATTTGTTTATACAGATGTAGATCGCGATGGAACGCTAGCAGGTCCCAACTTTGCTCATTACAAAGAGTTAATTGCAAAACTCACAAGTGCTAAAGTAATTGCTTCTGGTGGTATTCATGCTCTCAGTGATTTGGAACAATTAAAAGCAATTGGTGTTTACGGTACGATCGTAGGCAAGGCTTATTATAGTGGAAGAATTAGCCTTGCTGAACTGGTTGAAGTGGAGGAATAA
- a CDS encoding ATP phosphoribosyltransferase regulatory subunit produces MNKRTLPQGLHDKLFKRAKATYEIERTVSDLLMERGFHRIETPTLEHFEVFSDQVNRDNYHLFDKEGQLLSLRPDITSQIARVIASTRVHTPIKFSYSGKVFQSQELMRGLENERTQAGIEIIGFPAQVAYQDAISSAKEALDKLGLKGYKFEFSHAAILRTIFDHLELTGELANELSLHIRDKNITKLNEFTKRHPSEFDGFIRRLPYLFGVSGTVLRQAREVVTNSQLLKAFDQLEELIAFIEKDLGIVTVDLAQLPTVPYYTGMMFKVFDQQVPDAFLSGGRYDKLFERFGAQKLTAVGWALEIDAVYQAIRKNIDYEGGQ; encoded by the coding sequence ATGAACAAACGAACATTGCCACAGGGCTTACATGATAAACTGTTTAAACGGGCCAAAGCAACTTATGAAATTGAAAGAACTGTTAGTGATCTCTTAATGGAACGAGGATTTCATCGGATTGAGACACCAACATTGGAACATTTTGAAGTATTTTCTGATCAAGTAAATAGAGATAATTACCATTTATTTGATAAAGAAGGTCAATTACTTAGCCTACGCCCAGATATTACCAGTCAAATTGCCAGAGTAATTGCCTCAACACGGGTGCACACACCAATTAAATTTTCATACTCTGGCAAGGTTTTTCAAAGTCAGGAGTTGATGCGGGGGTTGGAAAATGAGCGAACCCAGGCTGGTATCGAAATTATTGGCTTTCCTGCTCAAGTAGCATATCAGGATGCCATTTCTAGTGCGAAGGAAGCTCTTGATAAGCTTGGATTAAAGGGATATAAATTTGAGTTTTCTCATGCGGCAATTTTAAGGACCATCTTCGATCATCTTGAATTGACTGGTGAACTTGCAAATGAACTCTCCCTCCATATTCGAGATAAAAATATCACTAAGTTGAATGAATTTACCAAGCGACACCCTAGTGAATTTGATGGCTTTATTCGCAGGCTTCCTTATTTATTTGGAGTGAGTGGGACGGTCTTGAGACAAGCTCGGGAAGTAGTGACTAATTCTCAATTACTCAAGGCCTTTGATCAATTAGAAGAATTGATTGCCTTCATTGAGAAAGACTTAGGTATCGTAACTGTAGATTTAGCGCAACTGCCAACTGTTCCATACTATACCGGTATGATGTTTAAGGTTTTTGATCAGCAGGTACCGGATGCCTTCTTATCTGGAGGGCGATATGATAAATTATTTGAGCGATTTGGTGCTCAGAAACTGACAGCGGTTGGATGGGCTTTAGAGATTGATGCGGTTTATCAAGCAATCCGTAAGAATATTGATTATGAAGGAGGCCAGTAA
- the hisG gene encoding ATP phosphoribosyltransferase, translating to MVEQVTIALTKGRIEKETLALLEKAGFDMSFMMEKGRNLIFESPDGQFRFLLVKAPDVTTYVRHGVADLGIVGKDVLIEHPTGFLEMLDLNFGLCKFSVASIPTYNPSDHKRKRIATKYPTVAMEHFNKKGEDVEIISIQGSVEIAPVLGLADAIVDIVETGNTLVANGLVVFEDICRISTRLIVNKASIKNKPQIREFIEKLESIVGNEEVPFT from the coding sequence ATGGTGGAACAAGTAACCATTGCTCTAACCAAAGGGCGGATTGAGAAAGAAACGCTTGCTTTACTTGAAAAAGCTGGATTTGATATGTCCTTTATGATGGAAAAAGGGAGAAACTTGATTTTTGAAAGTCCAGATGGGCAGTTTCGATTTTTATTGGTCAAGGCTCCTGATGTTACGACCTATGTTCGACATGGAGTTGCAGATTTAGGGATTGTTGGCAAGGATGTGCTGATTGAGCACCCAACTGGTTTTCTTGAAATGCTGGATTTAAATTTTGGACTTTGTAAATTTTCAGTAGCTTCCATTCCTACATACAATCCAAGTGACCATAAGCGCAAGCGTATTGCGACCAAATATCCAACTGTTGCCATGGAACATTTTAATAAAAAAGGTGAAGATGTTGAAATCATTTCTATACAAGGCAGTGTGGAAATTGCTCCAGTATTAGGGTTGGCAGATGCTATTGTGGATATTGTGGAAACTGGAAATACCTTAGTTGCTAATGGTCTTGTAGTTTTCGAAGATATTTGTCGCATTTCGACAAGATTGATTGTCAATAAGGCGAGTATAAAGAACAAACCCCAAATTCGAGAGTTTATTGAAAAATTAGAATCGATTGTTGGAAATGAGGAGGTACCCTTTACATGA
- the hisF gene encoding imidazole glycerol phosphate synthase subunit HisF has product MLAKRIIPCLDVKDGRVVKGVNFVNLTDVGDPVDAAKAYYEAGCDELVFLDITATHEERDTTVDMVRRVAEQVFIPFTVGGGIRSVEDMNKMLKAGADKVSVNSSAVANPQLIADCAEKFGNQCVVVAIDAKKVEDGSWHVFVAGGRKDTGIDLLDWAKKVVSLGAGEILLTSMDKDGTKSGFDIEMLNAVANVVTVPIIASGGAGNSQHILEVFEQTPATGALAASIFHYGEVSIADTKQAMRQSGIEVRV; this is encoded by the coding sequence ATGTTAGCGAAACGCATTATTCCTTGCCTTGATGTCAAAGACGGCCGAGTGGTTAAAGGCGTTAATTTTGTCAATTTAACTGATGTGGGGGATCCTGTTGATGCTGCCAAAGCCTATTATGAAGCTGGTTGTGATGAACTAGTTTTCCTTGATATTACGGCAACCCATGAAGAACGAGATACGACTGTTGATATGGTACGCCGAGTTGCAGAGCAGGTTTTTATTCCTTTTACAGTTGGTGGAGGTATTCGGTCGGTCGAAGATATGAATAAGATGCTAAAGGCTGGTGCCGACAAGGTTTCTGTAAATTCATCAGCTGTTGCAAATCCACAACTCATTGCGGACTGTGCAGAAAAGTTTGGTAATCAATGTGTAGTGGTGGCAATAGATGCAAAAAAAGTAGAGGATGGTTCCTGGCATGTCTTTGTAGCAGGTGGTAGAAAAGATACAGGTATTGACCTACTTGACTGGGCCAAAAAGGTAGTTTCCCTTGGTGCTGGTGAAATCCTTTTAACCAGCATGGATAAGGATGGCACCAAGTCTGGTTTTGATATCGAAATGCTCAATGCTGTGGCTAATGTAGTGACGGTTCCGATCATTGCTTCAGGTGGTGCGGGCAATAGCCAACATATCTTAGAGGTTTTTGAACAAACTCCTGCTACTGGAGCGTTGGCTGCTTCTATATTTCACTATGGTGAAGTGAGCATTGCTGATACTAAGCAGGCTATGCGACAAAGTGGAATAGAGGTAAGAGTGTGA
- the hisD gene encoding histidinol dehydrogenase produces the protein MKRLSGKSQEIAQLLYEEQIALNAETVSVEEVVKDIMADVAQNGDEALRRYNQQFDGIHVEQLAVSDEMIDEAFAAIDPQIFSALQKAKANIESYHLQQVERGFEDQPSTGVIRGQLIRPLERVGVYVPGGTAAYPSSVLMNVVPAKIAGVSEIVMITPPQETYHPAILVAAKLAGVDKIYQVGGAHGIAALAYGTESIPKVDKITGPGNIYVATAKKLVYGLVGIDMIAGPSEIGVIADETANPVYVAADLLSQAEHDKLARAILVTNSAKLAQEVEQEIERQLESLPRKEIAAASIADNGRIILTETVDEMFELMNLVAPEHLEIAMENAYEYLPFVKHAGSIFLGHFTSEPIGDYFAGTNHVLPTSGTSRFYSALGVHDFIKRIQYTQYSKEAVQAASQAITTLAYSEGLAAHARAIEVRNEES, from the coding sequence ATGAAACGATTAAGTGGAAAAAGTCAAGAAATTGCACAGCTTCTCTATGAAGAACAGATTGCACTAAATGCAGAAACTGTATCTGTTGAAGAAGTTGTTAAAGACATCATGGCCGATGTTGCTCAAAATGGTGATGAGGCTCTTAGACGTTACAATCAACAGTTTGATGGTATTCATGTGGAACAACTGGCTGTTTCTGATGAGATGATTGATGAAGCCTTTGCGGCTATTGATCCGCAAATCTTTTCTGCCTTACAAAAAGCGAAGGCGAATATTGAATCCTACCATCTGCAACAGGTTGAAAGGGGATTTGAAGATCAACCATCAACTGGTGTTATCCGTGGTCAGTTGATTCGTCCATTGGAGAGGGTTGGAGTCTACGTCCCAGGTGGTACTGCTGCCTATCCTTCATCTGTCTTAATGAATGTTGTTCCAGCTAAAATTGCTGGTGTTTCAGAAATTGTAATGATTACTCCTCCACAGGAAACCTATCATCCAGCTATATTGGTTGCAGCAAAACTAGCTGGTGTAGACAAGATTTATCAGGTGGGTGGGGCTCATGGCATTGCTGCTCTTGCATATGGAACGGAGTCTATTCCCAAGGTAGATAAGATAACCGGTCCGGGCAATATTTATGTAGCAACGGCAAAAAAACTAGTTTATGGTTTGGTTGGAATTGATATGATAGCTGGACCATCCGAAATTGGGGTGATTGCGGATGAAACAGCTAACCCTGTCTATGTTGCTGCGGATTTATTATCACAAGCTGAACATGATAAGTTGGCACGAGCTATTTTAGTGACTAATTCGGCCAAACTGGCTCAAGAAGTAGAACAAGAAATTGAACGGCAGCTTGAATCACTACCTAGAAAGGAAATTGCAGCAGCATCAATTGCTGATAATGGACGGATTATCCTCACAGAAACAGTAGATGAAATGTTTGAGCTGATGAATTTGGTTGCTCCAGAACATTTGGAAATTGCAATGGAAAATGCCTATGAATATCTTCCATTTGTCAAACATGCAGGCTCTATCTTTTTAGGACATTTTACTAGCGAGCCTATTGGAGATTATTTTGCAGGGACCAATCACGTCCTTCCTACATCTGGAACCAGCCGTTTTTATTCAGCATTGGGAGTTCATGATTTTATCAAGCGTATTCAGTATACACAATATAGTAAGGAAGCTGTACAAGCAGCCAGTCAGGCCATTACAACCTTGGCATATTCAGAAGGTTTGGCTGCTCATGCACGTGCAATTGAGGTGAGAAATGAAGAAAGTTAA
- the ezrA gene encoding septation ring formation regulator EzrA, translating into MPTGTIILIISIVIILIIAYVACLIVRKRNDNLLVALEERKEDLFNLPVNQEVEAVKALHLIGQSQVTFREWNQKWVDLSLNSFADIENHIFEAEGFNNSFRFISAKNAIDSIESQINLVEEDIEAIRHGLVELKEQEEKNSGRVKHALNLFDSLQETVRDNADSFGETLPELEKLLKNIEVEFSEFVMLNSSGDPIEASEILDKTEEHMIALNQIMDRIPNLIEKVEKSFPDQLDDLETGYRKLVEQNYLFTDSDVESQFQNIRVSIRENTALVVSFDLDAAEVENEEIQAKLDNLYQLFTREIEAHKAVVKISNTLPKFLAHVTENTAKLDEEASRLNASYLLAESKLSRINQLKKRLESIEIVVTESVDEIETPQVAYSIVKERLEHALSTLKEIEEEQLVLAEYLKSQEISENAARKKATLYINKLHTLKRYMEKRNMPGIPGEFLASFFRTSDHVEALISELDYKRINIEVVNRLLENATYDMNQLEELAYLIVQNATLTEQLLQYSNRYRSFDENVQKAFNRSLAIFEKEFDYQASFEEISFALETVEPGVTERFVRSYEKTREAIRY; encoded by the coding sequence ATGCCTACTGGAACAATCATTTTAATCATTTCGATTGTTATTATTTTAATCATTGCCTATGTAGCCTGTCTGATTGTTCGCAAACGTAATGATAACCTTTTGGTTGCATTAGAAGAGCGCAAGGAAGATTTATTTAATCTGCCAGTGAATCAGGAAGTGGAGGCCGTTAAGGCACTTCATTTGATTGGTCAAAGCCAAGTTACATTCCGTGAGTGGAATCAAAAATGGGTGGATTTATCACTCAATTCATTTGCTGATATTGAAAATCATATTTTTGAAGCTGAAGGTTTTAACAATTCTTTCCGATTCATTAGCGCAAAAAATGCAATTGATAGTATTGAAAGCCAGATTAATTTGGTTGAGGAAGATATTGAAGCTATTCGCCACGGACTGGTTGAGTTAAAAGAACAAGAGGAGAAAAATTCTGGTCGCGTGAAACATGCATTGAATCTCTTCGATAGTTTACAGGAAACAGTTCGAGATAATGCTGATAGTTTTGGTGAAACCTTGCCAGAATTAGAGAAACTGTTGAAGAATATTGAAGTCGAATTCTCTGAGTTTGTCATGTTAAATTCATCTGGTGACCCAATCGAGGCGTCTGAAATTCTTGATAAGACGGAAGAACATATGATTGCCCTGAATCAAATTATGGATCGTATTCCTAATTTGATTGAAAAGGTTGAAAAATCATTCCCAGATCAATTAGATGATTTGGAAACTGGGTATCGCAAGTTAGTGGAACAAAACTACCTGTTTACTGATAGTGATGTTGAGTCCCAATTCCAGAATATTCGTGTCTCTATTCGTGAAAATACAGCATTGGTTGTATCTTTTGATTTGGATGCAGCTGAAGTTGAAAATGAAGAGATTCAAGCTAAACTGGATAACCTTTATCAATTGTTCACTCGTGAAATCGAAGCTCATAAAGCAGTTGTGAAGATTAGTAATACCTTGCCAAAATTCTTGGCGCATGTCACAGAAAATACTGCGAAACTTGACGAAGAAGCTTCTCGTTTAAATGCAAGTTATTTGTTGGCAGAAAGTAAATTGTCTCGTATTAATCAATTGAAAAAACGTTTGGAGTCCATTGAAATAGTTGTGACTGAAAGTGTTGATGAGATTGAGACTCCACAAGTTGCTTATTCAATTGTAAAAGAGCGTCTAGAACATGCTTTATCAACATTGAAAGAAATCGAAGAAGAGCAATTGGTACTTGCAGAGTATCTGAAGTCACAAGAAATTTCAGAAAATGCAGCGCGTAAAAAAGCTACACTTTATATCAATAAGCTTCATACCTTGAAACGCTACATGGAAAAACGCAATATGCCAGGCATTCCTGGTGAGTTCTTAGCAAGTTTCTTCAGAACAAGCGATCATGTTGAGGCATTGATTTCTGAATTGGACTATAAACGAATTAACATCGAAGTGGTTAACCGTTTATTAGAAAATGCTACTTACGATATGAATCAACTGGAAGAGTTAGCTTATTTAATTGTACAAAATGCAACTTTGACAGAGCAACTCTTACAATATTCTAACCGTTACCGTTCATTCGATGAGAATGTTCAAAAAGCTTTTAATCGTTCTTTAGCTATTTTTGAAAAAGAGTTTGATTATCAAGCCTCTTTTGAAGAAATTTCATTTGCATTGGAGACAGTTGAGCCTGGTGTAACAGAACGTTTCGTTCGTTCATATGAAAAAACTCGCGAAGCCATTCGCTATTAA
- the hisE gene encoding phosphoribosyl-ATP diphosphatase, with product MLNTLYQEALDRKTNPREGSYTNYLYTKGLDKILKKVGEESTEVVLAAKNADKDEISQEVADLLYHLAVLLVETEVSPQDVEAVLIERQGKISKTTDRKEISNY from the coding sequence ATGCTCAATACCCTATATCAAGAAGCTCTAGATCGTAAAACCAACCCCAGAGAGGGTTCTTATACCAATTACCTTTATACCAAAGGCTTGGATAAAATCTTGAAAAAAGTCGGAGAAGAATCGACAGAAGTTGTACTCGCTGCAAAAAATGCAGATAAAGATGAAATTTCTCAAGAAGTTGCTGATTTGCTCTACCATTTAGCAGTACTTTTAGTGGAAACAGAAGTATCACCTCAAGATGTAGAAGCTGTATTAATTGAACGTCAAGGAAAAATAAGTAAAACAACCGACAGAAAAGAAATCAGCAATTACTAG
- the hisH gene encoding imidazole glycerol phosphate synthase subunit HisH: MMIVIDYDAGNTANVLRALKSIGVEAVLSANPEKIRKAQGLILPGVGAFPSAMAELEKRQLIPAIKEAVAGGTPLLGICLGMQLLLEEGLEHQPTQGLGLIPGTCRPILPEAGYPVPHMGWNVLQTRQQNPLTSDLDGKSVYFVHSYFTDIPNKYLDVTASYSQEIPAMISKEKVYGAQFHPEKSGEIGLGILRNFAQVCQLESRGGI, encoded by the coding sequence ATGATGATTGTAATTGATTATGATGCTGGAAATACTGCAAATGTATTGCGAGCTTTAAAGAGTATTGGGGTAGAAGCAGTATTGTCTGCAAATCCAGAGAAAATTCGGAAGGCCCAAGGATTAATATTGCCTGGAGTAGGAGCCTTTCCTTCTGCAATGGCGGAGTTGGAAAAACGCCAACTCATCCCAGCCATTAAGGAGGCTGTAGCTGGTGGAACACCACTCTTGGGAATTTGTCTCGGGATGCAGTTGCTTCTTGAAGAAGGATTGGAACACCAGCCAACTCAAGGTTTAGGACTGATTCCTGGAACGTGTCGGCCAATCCTACCAGAGGCTGGATATCCTGTCCCCCACATGGGATGGAATGTTTTGCAAACGAGACAACAGAATCCACTCACTAGTGATTTAGATGGAAAATCTGTCTATTTTGTCCATAGTTATTTTACAGATATTCCCAATAAATATTTGGATGTAACGGCCTCTTATAGCCAAGAAATTCCAGCTATGATATCCAAAGAAAAAGTGTATGGTGCGCAATTTCACCCTGAAAAATCAGGTGAGATTGGCCTAGGTATTTTGCGGAATTTTGCTCAAGTTTGTCAACTAGAAAGTAGAGGTGGGATATGA
- the hisI gene encoding phosphoribosyl-AMP cyclohydrolase — translation MVQLNFEKQGGLIPVIVTDYQTGQVLMLAYMNQDAYEKTLSTRQMHYWSRSRQELWHKGATSGHFQEVVSIKTDCDNDTLLVSVRQTVAACHTGAYSCFFNDIL, via the coding sequence ATGGTACAGTTAAATTTTGAAAAGCAGGGGGGACTGATACCTGTGATTGTTACAGACTACCAAACAGGTCAGGTCCTCATGCTCGCTTACATGAATCAAGATGCCTATGAAAAAACACTAAGTACCAGGCAAATGCACTACTGGAGTCGTTCTCGCCAGGAGCTTTGGCATAAAGGCGCAACGAGTGGACATTTTCAAGAGGTAGTCTCCATAAAAACGGATTGTGACAATGATACTCTCCTGGTATCCGTTCGACAAACAGTTGCTGCCTGCCACACAGGTGCATACAGTTGTTTCTTTAATGATATTTTGTAA
- the serB gene encoding phosphoserine phosphatase SerB yields MKKVKGLLVMDVDSTLIMEEGIDLLGEEAGVGEQVASITERAMRGELDFEEALRERVALLKGLPETVLDTILGRIHFTPGAEELVAELHKRGYKVAVVSGGFHQTVDILAERLNLDYVKANHLEIINGKLTGRVLGEIVTKDVKKTQLKAWALDNDLELKDTVAMGDGANDLPMIQVAGIGIAFCAKPIVEQAAPYRITEKNLYKAIEIIDEVTA; encoded by the coding sequence ATGAAGAAAGTTAAAGGATTATTGGTCATGGATGTGGATAGCACCTTGATCATGGAAGAAGGAATTGATTTATTAGGCGAGGAAGCAGGGGTAGGCGAACAGGTTGCAAGTATTACCGAGCGTGCCATGCGGGGAGAGTTAGATTTTGAAGAAGCACTTCGGGAACGTGTTGCCCTGTTAAAAGGCTTGCCAGAAACAGTTCTGGATACTATCTTAGGACGTATTCATTTCACACCTGGGGCAGAAGAACTGGTAGCAGAGTTGCATAAGCGAGGTTATAAGGTTGCAGTTGTTTCAGGCGGCTTCCATCAAACGGTGGATATTCTAGCGGAGCGACTCAATCTCGATTATGTTAAAGCTAACCACTTGGAAATTATCAATGGTAAATTAACAGGTCGTGTTCTTGGTGAAATTGTGACTAAGGATGTAAAAAAAACTCAGTTGAAAGCTTGGGCTTTAGACAATGACTTAGAACTGAAGGATACGGTTGCCATGGGAGACGGAGCCAATGACCTACCTATGATTCAGGTGGCGGGTATTGGAATTGCTTTTTGTGCTAAACCAATTGTTGAACAAGCCGCTCCTTACCGTATCACAGAGAAAAATTTGTATAAGGCGATTGAAATTATTGATGAGGTAACTGCATGA